Sequence from the Metopolophium dirhodum isolate CAU chromosome 2, ASM1992520v1, whole genome shotgun sequence genome:
aacttaaaatattataatggtaaaatatattatatccacatTGTTTCgaaaaatgtgatttaaatatgaaaaagattatgtaaaaaaaatattttcaaaataatgaatgtCTTACGCGTTAACAAAATCATCGTATgcctatataactatataatatatttaatattgtttatccatatacctacatatactaTCTATAGAATCTCAATGGATGCGATAAATTCTCAAGTGAGTGCTCCGGTGGagatttgtttgaattttactattttagtgaGGAGAGAATTGTTTCTACAATTCTACATAAAATAcgcaaattaataacataaaaaataataataataatttcaatttcagAGTTAAGCACCTTTCAATCTCCGCCCACGGTCacactaattttattaattgttacaacacgattttttctcaaaaacataGTGTTACGAGTTGGTGTCGCTACTTCGGATTAccgaaaaacattatattttgaaaatcacttTTAacacatagtacctataataacttttaaaatgctGGCGCGGCCACTGCAgatcaatcataatatattttattatgcagcACTATgcgtactataatattgtaacagtgttgtgtatataatatcatatgataatatgttataatttttttgtacagtGTCCACGAAGCCGCTGACGAACCGATGGACGGCGACGCGACGTACGCGACCCGGAGGAAGAGCCTTCGGGTGTCCTGGACGCTGTTGACGTCATCGTTCGCGTTCATCGTGCTACTGTGCGCGCTGTGCCTGTTCTTCTTCTTCCACCCGCGCACGTGCCGGCAGACGTATGGCGGCCCACGCTTTGGGTCCACCGAGACGATATTGGACGAGATCCGCGGCTTCGACTACGAGCGGCTAGAGAACGACTACGGCGCCACGGATGTCCGGTTGCCGGCGGGAGTGGTTCCGGAATCGTACGACCTGCGGATAATACCGTTCCTGTGGGCCGGAAACTCGACGTTCGACGGCCAGGTGGACATCGTCGTCAACGTGACGGCCCCCGTGGACGGAGTGACGCTGCACGCCGTCGACTTGAACATGACGGAATGTCTCGTCACCAGGTAAACGACATgtcatattttagaaaataaaacaagagTGTAGGAGACGTGCGAGTTGTGATTTCACGCGGAGGAAGCAGCCTGCTGCACCCGGTGCAGGGGGACGTATAGCCGGCCAGCGAGAAGGCGGATATCCGCAGGTGGTTATTGGCCGCGGACAGACGGGTGGTGGATATAGACGTTCACGAGTAGCCCGATCCCGCCCAAAAGTGTTTAGATGGATAGGAATGATGGGTGGAGGATAGACTTTCGCGAGGAACTCGATCCCACTTGCGGGGGAATagctaatacatttattagttattacaccgCACTCGTTGCCTTAAAATGTTgtgatgatattaataattctaataactaatattatacaatataattgtaattataattagtgtttttcaatcataataactgtcatattattgtatactctatagtctatattaattgtatattatatctaaatatctaatagGTATCCAAAAATGGTACTAAATGAACACGTGATGGCTGAAAGTGTTTTCGTTCCTATTCTGGAAACACAACAAGATCTTTCTAAACagtttttcattataaaattcaaaGACATACAGCCAGCTGATTACCAGTACAACATCCACATAAAATACACTGGAAAACTTCAAGACAACATGGAAGGGTTTTATAAAAGTTCTTACAACGTAGGAAACACAACTAGGTTAGATATTtaaagtgtattttattttaacaatcattaacaatttaattcatcatttatatttaaggTGGATAGCTGCAACACAATTTCAACCAACTGACGCGAGAAAAGCATTTCCTTGTTTTGACGAACCTGCTCTAAAAGCTAAATTTACTGTGTCAATTGCGAGACCCGGTGATATGAGTTCTATATCCAATACCGGGCTTAAATATGTCGACAATAAATTTCCAAagctgtaaattaaaaattgctatttgttataaataatattcaaacattctgaaattaacgtaatttaatatttttacagatCAGAACCTTTAGCGTCTTACGAATGGGACACGTTCGAACAAACGGTGCCCATGTCTACTTATCTAGTAGCGTTCATTATTtccgattttgaatatttatcctCGGAGACTTTTAGAGTATGGGCCAGAAGTGATGTGTTATCGCACACTCACTATGCTCGAGACATCGGCCCTAGCATATTAAAGttttatgaagaatttttttcCATTCCTTATCCTTTGAAAAAAACCGATCTGGTAGCACTTCCCGATTTTGCCGCTGGAGCCATGGAGAATTGGGGCTTGGTGACATTccggtaaatattatataattattttcaacgaTCTAGCCATCATTATCTGTACAAACAATCACACgagtaaatataaacaaaaaaataattaatttctcaGGGAAATAGCCATGTTGTACAATGAAGGCGTTTCGCCGAATGCTCAGAAAGAACGAGTAGCGACGGTGATCGCTCATGAACTGGCACATCAATGGTTTGGGAATTTAGTGACACCAGATTGGTGGTCAGATCTATGGTTAAACGAAGGTTTTGCAACTTACATTGAATACGTAGGGGTAGACCATGTAAGTGTCATatcatcaataatttaaattgatttatagagttttattttttttttaatttttttttttaggtagagCCCAAGTGGAAAATGGAGGAACAATTTATTTCTAGTGGTATACAGAGCgtatttttaatggattcgTTGAAATCTACGCATCCAATTTCCGCGCGTGTGTCGAGGCCGGAGGAAATTAATGAATTGTTTGATCGCATTTCCTATGATAAAGGtgactaaacaatttttattttgtctctGCAAcgagtattaattattgttatttctacaatattttaGGAGCATCTGTAATTCGAATGATGGACCACTTTCTTACACGGCAGGTGTTCCGGAAAGGCTTAACCAAATATTTGAACGCAAAGTAAgatttatctaattattattagatataaatagaataCTAGCTAGTATAGttacataattcatataatcaaacattttaacaaatttatattacataaatttacATAGATAATTAAAAGACTGGTAGGTAGTACTAGCTTAGGTATCTTTAAAAATTTGACTTAGATTTACAACATTTGTGTGATTAAAATAGTAATGGatctaggtacctattgtgattttattttaataaaaactctgctgaacatttgataaatattagttttgccttaatacatttttcaaacacctttaaatgtgttaaaattaatGCAGTGTGTCtatatttaccaaatattttacGGTCAcctggtttaaaaaaatatggcacaaaagcatatttttttataactagaaGGTAATTTACTAAAACTAATTTATGTAGAtattttaggtaataaaatagtatcaactgttaaaaaaaaaatacaaattgataaaCCTTCATTATACtatgaatatttttcagaaatcTTTCGACTTAAATTACTCATTCCTACAGGATTAATTGAAACAAGGGAAATAGAATCATTTACCTATTTgcgtttattttcatttaactcaattctaacttaatttatcattaatatctttataaatattattacctaccaacATTAATATCTAAGTTATTCGATTAATTTAATATGGCATTTTTATTGCCGATACTTAAAAGAATATTAGAAGAATTtctatttattcaattaatatgGTGGCCTACTTTTTAATGCTCTACAATGCTTCATCTAATCTTTTCCTAGTagctttatattaattttaaataaaagaattacttagctatataataatataaggaacGAGTTTTTTTATCAATAGATTCAATACATgtttgtgtttaatattataatattgttttagtttGTAATAAGTAAACTAAaaaaggttttaatttttttctgtttaattttatcaactaatgatattatgtcaacATCAGtgtcaattaatatatattattatgtatataataattatttagtacctatgttTTGGTGGAATAAgatgtttgtatatattttttctagttaCCTATAGGTTTAAATTAtcgaatttttaagtttaattattgGCATTATTCTGCATTGAAGTCcgttataatgtaaattgtattaatttattttgatattttgtaggGCCTATAATAGCGCCTACCATAATGATTTGTGGGATGCTTTGACCGAACAGGCACAAACCGATCGTGTAATGGACATCACGTTGACTGTAAAAGATGTCATGGATACATGGATACTACAACCAGGATTTCCAGTCGTAAATGTTACACGAAATTATGAAGTGGATACATTAATCGTTTCACAGGTGcgcctattttatttataattcatctATTCACTTGACAGTTAaggtgaacaattttaaattgatatacctcaatatttataatataaaatatacatataaacatattaatatcagtggcgtaatttggtCATGTTTGTGGTAGGAGGGGGAGGGGGCTGAAACATTTACTCATGTAACGATATTAATAGGCATTTGAAATTCGACGAAATTATCTATTTAAACgagaaataataactttttccataatgattttatttataacataatattatgttgcaatTCAAATATATTGATCCTTGGGACTTGAAGCTTTTATGATTTTTCATCATTTCCCATACACAatgagatttttaaaatatttaaattaattttcagctATTTATACCATGAACTTGTTCACTCAGTTCTACACTTGTACCTACAGTACATCGGTCATCGGTTAcatcaattttaagttttttactgcacgatctgttaaaaattaaaatacgtggAACATTATGTGAATTTGATGAATGTAtgacgataaaaaatataaataaaataaaatacatattattggtTCTGACACAGTAAAGAAACATCCCCCTTTGGCGGAACTTtgaacttctttttttttgaacttgaataaataatataatatttatgtgaagTGTTTTTTCCAAAAACTAGTTCAACCCTCTGCATTACAAATGAATTACTATATAagcaatttaaatacataatttatgatatatattatgtacatgaaCTAGTAGAATATCATTAGAAATATAGCATAGACTGACAGGTCTGTCATTCCGTCTtcgctcggaatcgtttttcgcaggtatgcaatgatttattattgagttcAAATTAATACCTCCATTACAATGGACTACATGACCTACTTATTGCAGAGGTACACTCAACTATAATACAACAGAGCGACTCCTCgatttattgtatatacctagcTAAGTGTTATTAATATTGCAGAATGATGAtttctaattaatattgaataagttaatttgcattttaaggcaattaattatattttattattttgacgaaaAATTCGTGTACtgtgatttaaaatgtaatttgaacaTGTAAAGATCgtgttaataatttgttgtatataatGTCGAAATGACAAAATGTTGTTCACTTGTTCCAcagaataattaattacatttattataggtaGAAAATATATACGCATCAACAGCTTCGAGGTTATTAGCGTTACTAAagactaatgactaatgagtaacgactacctataacttaatataatattgaaacaagTTACGAAATAAAGACAATTATAAAATTGGTACAGATTAGATATTGTTCAGTAAAAAGTTATAcgacaaattatattatgtacctacctaattccgATAAATGGAATAATTTTATgagtagttttatattttaggtaggtacggAATACGGATTATGGACGAATGCATAATTTATTTCGAATAAATAATGTTACtaaattgtaacaaaaaataaaaataatttagattaagtacttacgtataataaatttaatttttgaaaagtatttattacAACACTATGCCGTGTTGTTGTATTTGTACTGTTGCTAAGATCGAAAAGGGTTTttctgtgtattatattatgcgggtAGCGATCACACAGTGTCTATAATTCtctaaacaatatattacaaaaaagtcGTAATTGTCATGAATTACGATCGTTTATCTTTACGATGTAATACCGCCCACTATTCTATTCACGATCCTATTATTAATCAGCTTTATCTATTCTTCGCTTGATTTCTTAAATCTTCCGATTACATTGAATAATAACAACCAAACACAATATCAGAATCATAACAACAGTCATCTTCACTCGAACCAAAATGTCTCTCTTATTTAACTACCATTCAAAACCTCTCTCCGTctccttaagaggacgtcacacccgtatgtgttgtctctgtcttataagttcgtaaaaataagtaaaatagtaaatttatgttcagcagatcacgtttagctccgttattGTTAGTTTAGTTAATTatagtgaatcgacctattgtgaaacttgatggtaagaacattatcagtgttcatattttgtttttttatgattattcagttttaaagtgagttatgagtatttttaatttacgctatatgatatacgcataacttgctaaaaatTTGAAGTATCGTGTGTAAAatatgcgggtgtggcgtcctcttaaaggctgaatataaaaatgttagttaaaaaatcaCCTGTTGCTGTGAAAGCgtgaaaatactatattatacacttataatattatatacattttatagtttatttttacctattgtgtcctatatactaattatatcatatatatatttatttcatacgtGATTTATGTTTCAGAGTCGTTTTCTTCTACACGACACTAAAAACGCCATTAAAACTGATCAACCAAATAATCTTTGGTGGATACCGCTTACGTTCACGACATCGTCAAAATTGGATTTTTCGGTAACAAAACCAAGCTATTGGCTTAAGCCCGAAGAATTCATGATGATAACCGAAACAGGGATACCTTCCAATGATTGGGTGTTATTCAACATAAACGAAACTGGATTTTATAGAGTGAATTATGATTCAAAAAATTGGAACATGTTAATCGAATACTTAACCGATCCAGAGATGTATTCTAATATTGGTAAGCATAGATAGTGTTTATTTTGTCTCTGCAAATACCAAGTAATGACCGCTGTTTGTATTAATTCCAGGAACGATTAACCGAGCACAGTTGATAGATGACGCAATGTCTTTATCGAGGGCTGGATATTTGAGTTACCAAACCTCTCTCGATTTAACTAAATACCTTTACCACGAGACTGAGTATGTGCCGTGGAAATCGGCGTATAGGTCTTTTACCTATTTACATCAAATGCTCATTAAAACGTCCATTTACGACAAATTAAaagtaactaaataaattacatcAACTATATtgctaattaattatattattaagataactgcaaaattgaaaaaaat
This genomic interval carries:
- the LOC132938258 gene encoding aminopeptidase N-like isoform X1; translated protein: MKYKFNVHEAADEPMDGDATYATRRKSLRVSWTLLTSSFAFIVLLCALCLFFFFHPRTCRQTYGGPRFGSTETILDEIRGFDYERLENDYGATDVRLPAGVVPESYDLRIIPFLWAGNSTFDGQVDIVVNVTAPVDGVTLHAVDLNMTECLVTRYPKMVLNEHVMAESVFVPILETQQDLSKQFFIIKFKDIQPADYQYNIHIKYTGKLQDNMEGFYKSSYNVGNTTRWIAATQFQPTDARKAFPCFDEPALKAKFTVSIARPGDMSSISNTGLKYVDNKFPKLSEPLASYEWDTFEQTVPMSTYLVAFIISDFEYLSSETFRVWARSDVLSHTHYARDIGPSILKFYEEFFSIPYPLKKTDLVALPDFAAGAMENWGLVTFREIAMLYNEGVSPNAQKERVATVIAHELAHQWFGNLVTPDWWSDLWLNEGFATYIEYVGVDHVEPKWKMEEQFISSGIQSVFLMDSLKSTHPISARVSRPEEINELFDRISYDKGASVIRMMDHFLTRQVFRKGLTKYLNAKAYNSAYHNDLWDALTEQAQTDRVMDITLTVKDVMDTWILQPGFPVVNVTRNYEVDTLIVSQSRFLLHDTKNAIKTDQPNNLWWIPLTFTTSSKLDFSVTKPSYWLKPEEFMMITETGIPSNDWVLFNINETGFYRVNYDSKNWNMLIEYLTDPEMYSNIGTINRAQLIDDAMSLSRAGYLSYQTSLDLTKYLYHETEYVPWKSAYRSFTYLHQMLIKTSIYDKLKAYVLHLISPMYKITGFADNPRDDQLVIYKRSNLLSCACELGHTDCVRNAVAQFQNWKSNPQPEKNNPISPNLKAIIYCTAISYGSEEEWDFAWKMYKMTTVASEKDLLLDALGCSRETWILARFLSYALQNNSSIRNQDISKVFYALTNKVAGQEVAWNYVRDNWRNLKSTFAAGFSTMSEIIKSATYHFNTKNDLIQLWQFYKDEYDHLGSARRSVLQSIENAEANVNWMERNFKTISKWLQNTTTLYLSQFTNEVD
- the LOC132938258 gene encoding aminopeptidase N-like isoform X2; translated protein: MRFKMRVHEAADEPMDGDATYATRRKSLRVSWTLLTSSFAFIVLLCALCLFFFFHPRTCRQTYGGPRFGSTETILDEIRGFDYERLENDYGATDVRLPAGVVPESYDLRIIPFLWAGNSTFDGQVDIVVNVTAPVDGVTLHAVDLNMTECLVTRYPKMVLNEHVMAESVFVPILETQQDLSKQFFIIKFKDIQPADYQYNIHIKYTGKLQDNMEGFYKSSYNVGNTTRWIAATQFQPTDARKAFPCFDEPALKAKFTVSIARPGDMSSISNTGLKYVDNKFPKLSEPLASYEWDTFEQTVPMSTYLVAFIISDFEYLSSETFRVWARSDVLSHTHYARDIGPSILKFYEEFFSIPYPLKKTDLVALPDFAAGAMENWGLVTFREIAMLYNEGVSPNAQKERVATVIAHELAHQWFGNLVTPDWWSDLWLNEGFATYIEYVGVDHVEPKWKMEEQFISSGIQSVFLMDSLKSTHPISARVSRPEEINELFDRISYDKGASVIRMMDHFLTRQVFRKGLTKYLNAKAYNSAYHNDLWDALTEQAQTDRVMDITLTVKDVMDTWILQPGFPVVNVTRNYEVDTLIVSQSRFLLHDTKNAIKTDQPNNLWWIPLTFTTSSKLDFSVTKPSYWLKPEEFMMITETGIPSNDWVLFNINETGFYRVNYDSKNWNMLIEYLTDPEMYSNIGTINRAQLIDDAMSLSRAGYLSYQTSLDLTKYLYHETEYVPWKSAYRSFTYLHQMLIKTSIYDKLKAYVLHLISPMYKITGFADNPRDDQLVIYKRSNLLSCACELGHTDCVRNAVAQFQNWKSNPQPEKNNPISPNLKAIIYCTAISYGSEEEWDFAWKMYKMTTVASEKDLLLDALGCSRETWILARFLSYALQNNSSIRNQDISKVFYALTNKVAGQEVAWNYVRDNWRNLKSTFAAGFSTMSEIIKSATYHFNTKNDLIQLWQFYKDEYDHLGSARRSVLQSIENAEANVNWMERNFKTISKWLQNTTTLYLSQFTNEVD
- the LOC132938258 gene encoding aminopeptidase N-like isoform X3, yielding MDGDATYATRRKSLRVSWTLLTSSFAFIVLLCALCLFFFFHPRTCRQTYGGPRFGSTETILDEIRGFDYERLENDYGATDVRLPAGVVPESYDLRIIPFLWAGNSTFDGQVDIVVNVTAPVDGVTLHAVDLNMTECLVTRYPKMVLNEHVMAESVFVPILETQQDLSKQFFIIKFKDIQPADYQYNIHIKYTGKLQDNMEGFYKSSYNVGNTTRWIAATQFQPTDARKAFPCFDEPALKAKFTVSIARPGDMSSISNTGLKYVDNKFPKLSEPLASYEWDTFEQTVPMSTYLVAFIISDFEYLSSETFRVWARSDVLSHTHYARDIGPSILKFYEEFFSIPYPLKKTDLVALPDFAAGAMENWGLVTFREIAMLYNEGVSPNAQKERVATVIAHELAHQWFGNLVTPDWWSDLWLNEGFATYIEYVGVDHVEPKWKMEEQFISSGIQSVFLMDSLKSTHPISARVSRPEEINELFDRISYDKGASVIRMMDHFLTRQVFRKGLTKYLNAKAYNSAYHNDLWDALTEQAQTDRVMDITLTVKDVMDTWILQPGFPVVNVTRNYEVDTLIVSQSRFLLHDTKNAIKTDQPNNLWWIPLTFTTSSKLDFSVTKPSYWLKPEEFMMITETGIPSNDWVLFNINETGFYRVNYDSKNWNMLIEYLTDPEMYSNIGTINRAQLIDDAMSLSRAGYLSYQTSLDLTKYLYHETEYVPWKSAYRSFTYLHQMLIKTSIYDKLKAYVLHLISPMYKITGFADNPRDDQLVIYKRSNLLSCACELGHTDCVRNAVAQFQNWKSNPQPEKNNPISPNLKAIIYCTAISYGSEEEWDFAWKMYKMTTVASEKDLLLDALGCSRETWILARFLSYALQNNSSIRNQDISKVFYALTNKVAGQEVAWNYVRDNWRNLKSTFAAGFSTMSEIIKSATYHFNTKNDLIQLWQFYKDEYDHLGSARRSVLQSIENAEANVNWMERNFKTISKWLQNTTTLYLSQFTNEVD